A genomic segment from Chitinophaga flava encodes:
- a CDS encoding ATP-dependent helicase, producing MKANYLDELNERQREAVAHINGPLMIVAGAGSGKTKVLTTRIAHLMRNGVDAFNILSLTFTNKAAREMKERVEKILGGSEARNLYIGTFHSVFARLLRAEAHRLGYPNDFTIYDSDDAKSVVKTIVNELNLDDKHYKPNFVYNRISAAKNSLMGPEEYQLDHLVQQEDMRANRPLIGKIYDMYAKRCFKNGAMDFDDLLFKMYVLLKSFPEVLHKYQHKFKYIMIDEYQDTNPAQYEIIKLLGAVNENICVVGDDAQSIYSFRGATIQNILQFEKDYDDVKVVKLEQNYRSTKSILNVANEVIAHNKGQIEKNLWTDNTEGDTIKLVRTMTDNEEGKFVADTIAEQKLRNHYDNRDFVILYRTNAQSRSFEESLRRKAIPYRIFGGLSFYQRKEIKDFVAYLRITMNTRDEESLKRIINYPVRGIGKTTMEKTIVLANEHNITMWEVLERAREFGFRSGTLEAIEAFVTMIKSFQALLTTHNAYDVAVTVGKSTNIVKELFNDKTTEGLARYENVQELLNSIKEFTETPDEEGELLDNKTMGTYLQQITLLTDADQGTDEDSNVVKLMTIHAAKGLEFPVVFTVGLEETLFPSGMSINTREELEEERRLFYVAITRAKARLWLTHANSRYRFGNLVQNEPSRFLEEMPDKYIDRSYAGGGGMRNAFGGGTTAGWGNGGNTGNMFDRMQKKTPGQQQVSQSSSPKPAPRPTSAATTHVPTPGFAPDDPAGMEPGMQVEHQKFGFGTIMGMEGAPNNRIATVVFPKGGGEKKIMLNYAKLRIVR from the coding sequence ATGAAGGCAAATTATTTAGACGAGCTTAACGAAAGACAGCGGGAAGCAGTAGCTCATATCAATGGACCCCTGATGATCGTTGCAGGCGCCGGTTCGGGAAAAACAAAAGTACTGACCACACGTATTGCACACCTGATGAGAAATGGGGTGGATGCGTTTAATATTCTGTCGCTGACTTTTACCAATAAGGCAGCACGCGAAATGAAAGAACGTGTGGAAAAAATCCTGGGAGGCAGCGAAGCCCGCAACCTCTACATCGGTACCTTCCACTCCGTATTTGCACGCCTCCTCCGTGCAGAAGCTCACCGGCTGGGATATCCCAACGATTTTACCATCTACGATTCCGACGACGCTAAAAGTGTGGTGAAAACCATCGTAAACGAGCTTAACCTCGATGATAAACATTATAAACCCAACTTCGTCTATAATCGCATCTCCGCTGCCAAAAACAGCCTGATGGGGCCCGAAGAATACCAGCTCGACCATCTCGTACAACAGGAAGATATGAGGGCCAACAGACCCCTCATCGGAAAGATCTATGATATGTACGCCAAACGCTGCTTTAAAAACGGCGCTATGGACTTCGACGATCTCCTGTTTAAAATGTATGTGCTGCTTAAAAGCTTCCCCGAAGTATTACATAAATATCAGCACAAGTTTAAATATATCATGATCGATGAGTATCAGGATACCAACCCTGCTCAGTATGAGATCATTAAACTGCTGGGTGCTGTAAACGAAAATATTTGCGTGGTGGGTGATGATGCACAAAGTATCTACTCCTTCCGCGGTGCCACCATCCAAAACATCCTCCAGTTCGAGAAAGACTACGATGATGTGAAAGTGGTGAAACTCGAACAAAACTACCGCAGTACCAAATCCATCCTTAACGTGGCCAACGAAGTAATCGCCCACAACAAAGGACAGATTGAAAAAAATCTCTGGACCGACAATACAGAAGGAGATACTATCAAACTGGTGCGTACCATGACCGACAACGAAGAAGGTAAGTTTGTGGCTGATACTATCGCAGAACAAAAGTTGCGCAACCACTACGATAACCGCGACTTCGTGATCCTGTACCGTACCAACGCACAGAGCCGTTCTTTCGAGGAAAGCCTTCGCCGTAAAGCCATTCCCTACCGTATTTTCGGTGGCCTGTCTTTCTATCAGCGCAAGGAAATCAAGGACTTCGTGGCTTACCTCCGTATTACCATGAACACCCGTGATGAAGAAAGCCTGAAAAGGATCATCAACTACCCGGTGAGAGGTATCGGTAAAACAACCATGGAAAAAACTATCGTGCTCGCCAACGAACACAACATCACCATGTGGGAAGTGTTGGAAAGAGCGCGTGAATTCGGATTCAGAAGTGGCACCCTCGAAGCAATAGAAGCCTTTGTGACCATGATCAAAAGCTTCCAGGCACTACTCACCACCCATAACGCCTATGATGTGGCCGTGACGGTTGGTAAATCCACCAATATCGTAAAAGAACTGTTTAACGATAAAACCACAGAAGGACTGGCCCGCTACGAAAACGTGCAAGAGCTCCTCAACTCCATCAAGGAATTTACTGAAACGCCGGATGAAGAAGGTGAACTGCTGGATAATAAAACCATGGGCACTTATCTCCAACAGATCACCCTGCTCACCGATGCAGACCAGGGCACTGACGAAGACAGCAATGTGGTAAAACTGATGACCATCCACGCTGCCAAAGGACTTGAATTCCCGGTGGTGTTTACGGTGGGGCTGGAAGAAACCCTGTTCCCCAGCGGTATGTCTATTAACACCCGCGAGGAGCTGGAAGAGGAAAGGCGCCTCTTTTATGTGGCCATTACCCGCGCCAAAGCCAGACTGTGGCTGACGCACGCCAACAGCCGCTATCGTTTCGGTAACCTGGTACAAAACGAACCAAGCCGCTTCCTGGAAGAAATGCCTGATAAATACATCGACCGCAGTTATGCTGGTGGCGGTGGTATGCGCAACGCCTTTGGTGGCGGCACTACAGCCGGATGGGGTAATGGTGGTAACACCGGTAACATGTTTGACCGCATGCAGAAAAAGACGCCGGGACAACAACAGGTGTCTCAGTCTTCTTCTCCTAAACCAGCACCCAGACCCACTTCTGCGGCTACCACTCACGTGCCTACTCCTGGCTTTGCCCCGGATGATCCGGCAGGAATGGAGCCCGGTATGCAGGTAGAACACCAGAAATTCGGCTTCGGTACCATCATGGGTATGGAAGGTGCACCCAATAACCGTATCGCCACAGTGGTGTTCCCCAAAGGCGGCGGTGAGAAAAAAATTATGCTCAACTACGCTAAGTTGAGGATCGTAAGATAA
- a CDS encoding regulatory protein RecX: MEKDLETLRRYCAYQERCHQEVKYKCLELGLRGDEVEEAIAMLIAENFLNEERFAKAFAGGKFRIKQWGRNKIKAELKQKQVSDYCIRKGLAEIDEEDYYAALLKLADKKYQSLNRETAMKQRYKTMQHLLQRGFESSLINEALEQIANNDA, encoded by the coding sequence ATGGAGAAAGACCTTGAAACCCTGCGCCGCTACTGTGCTTATCAGGAGCGCTGCCACCAGGAAGTAAAATACAAATGCCTGGAGCTGGGTCTCCGGGGTGACGAAGTAGAAGAAGCCATTGCTATGCTGATCGCAGAAAATTTTCTTAACGAGGAACGATTTGCGAAAGCATTTGCCGGTGGCAAATTCAGGATAAAACAGTGGGGCCGCAACAAGATAAAGGCAGAACTGAAACAAAAGCAAGTATCCGATTACTGCATCCGTAAAGGGCTGGCGGAAATAGATGAAGAAGACTATTACGCCGCCTTGCTGAAACTGGCAGATAAAAAATACCAGTCCCTTAACAGGGAAACTGCCATGAAGCAGCGGTATAAAACCATGCAGCACTTGTTGCAGCGCGGCTTTGAAAGCTCCCTGATCAACGAGGCACTTGAACAAATCGCAAATAATGACGCCTGA
- a CDS encoding amidohydrolase: MADLKVTLIQSQLYWEDIAANLQMFDEKINNIGERTEVVFLPEMFSTGFSMQPEKLAETMDGSAVQWMKKKAAEKNIILTGSLIIEENGQYLNRLIWMLPNGTYGTYDKRHLFGYAGEHEHYQPGNKRLIAQVKGWKINLNICYDLRFPVWARNSIQPDGSPAYDVLVYVANWPERRTTAWQTLLQARAIENQCYAIGVNRVGNDGNNIYHSGETSLIDPMGEIVYRKSHDEDIFTYTLQREHLDNVRKNIPFLKDADHFTILSNELV; encoded by the coding sequence ATGGCAGATTTAAAAGTCACATTGATACAATCCCAGCTTTATTGGGAAGATATTGCGGCGAATCTTCAGATGTTTGATGAAAAAATCAACAACATCGGAGAGCGGACAGAAGTAGTGTTTTTGCCCGAAATGTTCAGCACCGGCTTCAGCATGCAGCCCGAAAAGCTGGCTGAAACCATGGATGGAAGCGCTGTTCAGTGGATGAAGAAAAAGGCGGCAGAGAAAAATATTATCCTCACCGGCAGCCTTATAATTGAAGAAAATGGTCAGTACCTGAACCGGCTGATCTGGATGTTGCCCAACGGTACCTATGGTACCTATGATAAGCGCCACCTGTTTGGTTATGCCGGCGAACATGAGCATTATCAACCCGGCAACAAACGCCTGATTGCACAGGTAAAAGGCTGGAAAATCAATCTCAATATCTGTTATGATCTGCGTTTCCCGGTATGGGCACGCAATAGCATACAGCCCGACGGCAGCCCTGCTTACGATGTGCTGGTGTATGTGGCCAACTGGCCCGAACGCCGTACTACCGCATGGCAAACCCTGCTGCAGGCCCGTGCCATCGAAAACCAATGTTATGCCATTGGTGTTAATCGGGTAGGCAACGACGGCAACAATATCTACCATAGCGGTGAAACAAGTCTGATAGATCCTATGGGGGAAATCGTCTACCGGAAATCACATGATGAGGATATTTTTACGTATACCCTTCAACGTGAGCATCTGGATAATGTCAGGAAAAATATTCCTTTCCTGAAAGATGCTGATCACTTCACTATTTTAAGTAACGAACTCGTTTAA
- a CDS encoding VOC family protein, which produces MLQAVHHIAIICADYERSKAFYTEVLGLQIIREVYREERDSWKLDLALGDQYVIELFSFPDPLPRPSHPEACGLRHLAFAVNDIIAAVQTLHSRGVVTETIRIDPYTGKRFTFFTDPDGLPLELYEIQP; this is translated from the coding sequence ATGCTGCAGGCCGTACACCATATCGCTATCATTTGCGCCGACTACGAACGTAGTAAGGCCTTTTATACTGAGGTGCTGGGCCTGCAGATCATTCGGGAAGTATACCGGGAAGAACGGGACTCCTGGAAGCTGGACCTTGCATTGGGAGACCAGTATGTAATCGAGCTTTTTTCCTTCCCTGATCCGCTGCCAAGGCCCAGTCACCCTGAAGCCTGTGGGCTGCGGCATCTCGCTTTTGCCGTGAACGACATTATAGCGGCTGTGCAAACCCTTCACAGCAGAGGAGTTGTTACCGAAACGATCCGGATAGATCCCTATACCGGCAAACGCTTCACTTTTTTTACTGACCCCGATGGGCTACCTTTAGAGTTGTACGAAATTCAACCCTAA
- the nagA gene encoding N-acetylglucosamine-6-phosphate deacetylase — protein MSVTYVNALIFTGDRIINDHAVVTDKGMITAILPAADISTTDVIDLQGGFMAPAFIDLQVYGGNGALFFQHPSVATLTATYEGSKAGGTAHIMPTIPTISPAKMLQAIQAVRDYWQAGGKGVMGLHLEGPFINPAKKGAHLEKYIRKPTQEDINWILDKGRDVVKIITLAPECCDPALVKQLQDAGITIFAGHSNATYAEASAAFEAGIHHVTHLFNAMSPLESRAPGLVGAAYNHPRIFASIVADGVHVDFAAISISQRIMEGRLFLISDAAAESQEGDYIYIQEKNRYVNAAGVLSGSRLTMLQAVHNCAEKAGIPLHTALKMASLYPARALRLDGRLGRIEAGYEAAFIVLRDHWDVAVYC, from the coding sequence ATGTCTGTTACATATGTTAACGCCCTGATATTCACTGGCGACAGGATCATCAATGACCATGCAGTAGTAACGGACAAGGGAATGATAACAGCCATCCTGCCTGCTGCAGATATCAGTACCACCGATGTGATAGATCTGCAGGGAGGGTTTATGGCCCCCGCCTTTATAGATCTGCAGGTGTATGGGGGCAATGGAGCCCTGTTTTTTCAACATCCTTCCGTGGCAACCCTGACAGCCACCTATGAGGGTAGTAAAGCCGGAGGAACAGCCCATATCATGCCTACCATACCTACTATCTCTCCGGCAAAGATGTTGCAGGCTATACAGGCCGTCAGAGATTACTGGCAGGCCGGAGGGAAAGGAGTAATGGGCCTGCATCTCGAAGGACCATTCATCAACCCGGCTAAAAAGGGTGCACACCTGGAAAAATATATCCGCAAGCCTACACAGGAAGATATCAACTGGATACTTGACAAGGGGAGAGATGTGGTGAAGATCATCACGCTGGCACCGGAATGCTGTGATCCCGCACTGGTAAAGCAGTTGCAGGATGCCGGCATCACTATTTTCGCAGGTCATAGTAACGCTACCTATGCAGAGGCATCTGCTGCATTTGAGGCAGGGATACATCATGTTACCCATCTGTTTAATGCCATGTCACCGCTCGAAAGCCGGGCGCCGGGGTTGGTGGGCGCAGCATACAACCATCCACGGATATTTGCCAGTATTGTAGCCGACGGAGTACATGTGGATTTTGCTGCTATCAGCATCAGCCAGCGTATCATGGAAGGCAGGCTGTTTCTGATCTCCGACGCAGCGGCAGAAAGCCAGGAGGGCGATTATATCTATATACAGGAGAAAAACCGGTATGTAAATGCAGCCGGCGTGTTGTCCGGTTCCCGCCTGACTATGTTGCAGGCGGTACATAATTGTGCAGAGAAGGCTGGCATCCCGTTGCATACTGCCCTGAAGATGGCTTCCCTTTACCCGGCAAGGGCTTTGCGCCTGGATGGCCGGTTAGGACGCATCGAAGCAGGCTATGAGGCAGCATTTATCGTACTACGCGACCACTGGGACGTGGCAGTTTACTGTTAA
- a CDS encoding ArnT family glycosyltransferase, producing the protein MDAIIHFFTRRQYKNLFLLTWLVLALLQACFSELWDDEAYYWVYSRHLDWGYFDHPPMIALLIKMGYSIFHNELGVRLFIVLLNTITLWVTARLIASKDNILFYLIIGAMGAMQMGGMLAVPDLPLIFFAAIYFWAYRYFLAKQSWRNTLLLGITMALMFYSKYHGVLLVFFTVLSNMNLLRVFKFWIACIITTVLFFPHIYWQYTHGFPSLQYHLVERNASAYDITFTLDYLGGQLLLFGPLVGWLLLYYAFRCPIQNTFERALKFSLIGVLVFFLISTFKGRVEANWTVMVFTPVVILAHQAVVRRGWSRKILLYTLPVTLLLVLATRVYMIWDFLPGVEIRPEIHHNREWASQVAARAEGRPVVFLNSYQLPSKYMFYTGQLSYSLNSRYSRRSQYNFWDTEKQLWGKPVMVMFEPGTDMPVTDSLKTVKGTWDISIQPKYYSYSLVELKPALTTIKAHPNETVKMFLQPNNGYHQPIPIDRDNPPVLGYGFSTKEEALPAVKSTIPLERAMLRRVIDMQVVMPDKPGEYLLKFCVFAGDLPPTHNSQAIKVTVSKN; encoded by the coding sequence ATGGATGCCATAATCCACTTTTTTACGAGACGCCAGTACAAAAATCTGTTCCTGCTGACATGGTTGGTGCTGGCCCTCCTGCAAGCCTGTTTCTCCGAACTGTGGGACGACGAGGCCTATTACTGGGTATATTCCCGCCATCTCGACTGGGGATATTTCGATCATCCTCCCATGATTGCCCTCCTGATAAAAATGGGGTACAGCATTTTTCATAATGAGCTAGGCGTACGCCTCTTTATTGTGCTGCTGAATACCATTACCCTGTGGGTGACCGCCAGGCTGATCGCTTCCAAAGACAACATACTTTTTTACCTGATCATTGGCGCGATGGGCGCCATGCAGATGGGGGGAATGCTGGCTGTTCCCGACCTGCCCCTGATATTTTTTGCTGCCATTTATTTCTGGGCCTACCGGTATTTTCTGGCAAAACAGAGCTGGCGTAATACCCTGCTGCTGGGGATTACCATGGCACTGATGTTTTACAGTAAATACCACGGGGTATTACTGGTGTTCTTTACAGTCCTGTCCAATATGAACCTGCTGAGGGTATTTAAGTTCTGGATAGCCTGTATCATCACTACCGTCCTCTTTTTCCCACACATCTACTGGCAGTATACTCACGGTTTTCCTTCTCTGCAATATCATCTGGTAGAACGGAATGCGTCGGCCTATGATATCACTTTTACGCTGGACTATCTGGGAGGACAGCTACTGCTGTTTGGCCCGCTGGTAGGCTGGTTACTGTTGTACTATGCTTTCCGTTGCCCTATACAGAATACGTTCGAACGGGCGCTGAAATTCAGTCTGATAGGCGTACTGGTGTTTTTCCTGATCAGTACATTCAAAGGCAGGGTGGAAGCCAACTGGACCGTGATGGTATTCACTCCGGTGGTGATACTGGCACATCAGGCGGTGGTACGTAGGGGATGGTCCCGGAAAATACTGTTGTATACCTTGCCGGTGACTCTTTTGCTGGTACTGGCGACCCGGGTATACATGATATGGGATTTTCTGCCAGGAGTGGAAATAAGGCCTGAAATCCACCATAACAGGGAATGGGCATCACAGGTTGCTGCCCGGGCCGAAGGACGTCCCGTAGTGTTCTTAAATAGCTATCAACTACCCTCCAAATACATGTTCTATACCGGGCAGCTGTCTTACAGCCTCAATAGCCGCTATTCCCGGCGCAGCCAGTACAACTTCTGGGATACGGAAAAACAACTGTGGGGCAAGCCGGTAATGGTAATGTTTGAACCAGGCACTGATATGCCGGTGACTGATAGCCTGAAGACCGTCAAAGGCACCTGGGACATCAGTATACAGCCTAAATATTACTCCTATTCCCTGGTAGAGCTGAAGCCGGCACTGACGACCATTAAGGCCCATCCGAACGAAACCGTGAAAATGTTTCTCCAGCCCAATAATGGCTACCATCAGCCAATACCGATAGACAGGGACAATCCGCCGGTGCTGGGTTACGGCTTCTCTACCAAAGAGGAAGCTCTGCCAGCGGTGAAATCCACTATTCCGCTGGAGCGGGCTATGTTAAGGCGGGTGATCGATATGCAGGTAGTGATGCCGGATAAACCGGGAGAATACTTGCTGAAATTCTGTGTTTTTGCAGGAGACTTACCGCCTACGCATAACAGCCAGGCCATCAAGGTAACAGTGTCAAAGAATTAA
- the thiL gene encoding thiamine-phosphate kinase has product MEERTEISDLGEFGLIDYLTRNIEIQNASTVLGVGDDAAVIDHFGKQTVISTDMLVEGIHFDLMYTPLKHLGYKSVVVNLSDIYAMNATPTQITMSVAFSNKVSLEALNEFYEGVYAACEKYGVDLIGGDTSNSQKGFIISVTAIGEITPDQFVRRSTAQKGDLLCVTGDLGAAFLGLTLLEREKKIFLESPGVTPDLEDQTYIIGRQLKPEARKDIIDFLQEQEIIPTAMMDVSDGLSSEILHIAKQSNLGVVLYEEKIPIAQESKEAALKFGIDPTACALSGGEDYELLFTMKQQDYDKIVLNEQISVIGYMADITEGAHIHTKGGNKFKLVAQGWNAFNQEA; this is encoded by the coding sequence ATGGAAGAAAGAACTGAAATAAGCGACCTGGGAGAATTCGGACTCATCGATTACCTCACCAGAAACATAGAAATACAGAATGCCAGCACCGTACTCGGTGTAGGCGACGACGCCGCTGTAATTGACCATTTCGGCAAACAAACCGTTATCAGCACAGACATGCTGGTGGAAGGCATACACTTCGACCTGATGTATACACCGCTGAAACACCTCGGCTATAAGTCAGTAGTAGTAAACCTCTCTGATATCTACGCCATGAATGCCACCCCTACTCAGATCACCATGAGTGTGGCCTTCTCCAATAAAGTATCCCTGGAAGCACTGAACGAGTTCTATGAAGGCGTTTATGCAGCCTGCGAAAAATACGGTGTAGACCTCATTGGTGGCGACACCAGCAATTCCCAGAAAGGATTCATCATCAGCGTAACCGCCATCGGTGAAATAACCCCTGACCAGTTCGTCAGAAGATCTACTGCCCAGAAAGGCGATCTGCTCTGCGTTACCGGCGACCTGGGAGCTGCCTTCCTCGGCCTCACCCTGCTGGAAAGAGAAAAAAAGATATTCCTGGAAAGTCCAGGTGTTACGCCAGACCTGGAAGACCAGACCTATATCATCGGCAGACAACTCAAACCGGAAGCCCGTAAAGACATCATTGACTTCCTCCAGGAACAGGAAATCATCCCTACGGCTATGATGGACGTAAGCGACGGCCTGAGCTCAGAAATACTGCATATCGCCAAACAAAGCAACCTGGGCGTTGTGCTTTATGAAGAGAAGATCCCGATTGCACAGGAAAGCAAGGAGGCAGCCTTGAAATTCGGCATCGACCCTACTGCCTGCGCACTCAGCGGCGGCGAAGATTATGAACTGCTGTTCACCATGAAACAACAGGACTACGATAAAATTGTACTCAACGAACAAATCAGTGTCATCGGTTACATGGCTGATATTACCGAAGGTGCTCATATCCACACCAAAGGAGGCAATAAATTTAAACTGGTGGCTCAGGGCTGGAATGCTTTCAATCAGGAAGCATAA
- a CDS encoding inositol monophosphatase family protein, whose protein sequence is MLKSTLLKATEASGKILQQYFNGRFEVSSKSTVNDLVTEADKKSEAVIIEVIRSAYPDHFILSEEVGEIKTDSTIKWIIDPIDGTVNFANGIPLCCVSIGVEKEGEMILGAVYNPFMNELFVAEKGKGATLNDKPIHVSTKTNVATSCLVTGFPYKWEESENDPLNVLGNVIKQGIPVRRLGSAAIDLCWVACGRFDGFWEHHLQAWDSAAGYLLVEEAGGKVTDFSGNKYSPYQKQILATNGHIHSALKDLINGK, encoded by the coding sequence ATGCTAAAATCTACTTTACTCAAAGCTACTGAAGCCAGCGGAAAAATACTTCAACAATATTTCAATGGGCGTTTCGAGGTGAGCAGTAAGAGCACTGTCAACGACCTTGTGACCGAAGCCGACAAAAAATCTGAAGCGGTTATTATCGAGGTAATCCGCTCAGCTTATCCAGATCACTTTATCCTCAGTGAAGAGGTAGGCGAGATAAAGACAGATTCTACCATTAAATGGATTATTGATCCCATAGATGGTACGGTTAACTTCGCCAATGGCATTCCTCTCTGTTGCGTATCCATTGGAGTGGAGAAAGAAGGAGAAATGATACTGGGCGCCGTATATAACCCATTCATGAATGAACTGTTTGTGGCAGAGAAAGGCAAAGGAGCTACGCTCAACGACAAGCCCATACATGTTTCTACTAAAACCAATGTGGCCACGTCCTGTCTGGTAACGGGTTTTCCTTATAAATGGGAAGAAAGTGAAAACGATCCATTAAATGTACTGGGCAACGTGATAAAACAAGGCATTCCCGTACGCCGCCTCGGCTCTGCAGCCATAGACCTGTGCTGGGTGGCCTGTGGCCGGTTCGATGGCTTCTGGGAACATCACCTCCAGGCCTGGGATTCTGCCGCCGGATACCTGCTGGTAGAAGAAGCCGGTGGAAAAGTAACTGACTTCTCCGGCAATAAATACTCCCCCTATCAAAAACAAATACTGGCCACCAACGGCCATATCCATAGTGCATTGAAAGACCTCATTAACGGTAAATAA
- a CDS encoding GH3 family domain-containing protein → MAIIGNLISRSLRIRKKFTFKLGTPRQYQLQVLHRLLEKAKDTEFGRHYDFQDILDSPNFIGQYRDKIPVHNYSKMHQEWWYRCLEGEANVSWPEKVKYFALSSGTSESASKHIPVTKAMLKTVKKVGVKQLYSMVNFNIPPKSFTKGILMLGGTTSLFEKGDYYEGDMSGIQAKNIPRWFRRFYKPGGSISRRPNWEQRIKLIVRKAPTWDVGTVCGVPAWVQIVFEEIIKYHGVKNIHEIWPNLAIYIHGGVSFEPYRESFQKLLGKPINFIETYMASEGSFGFQARPGVRGIKLVLNAGIFFEFIPFNEENFDAEGEVKPNPKSYMINEVVEDVEYAVMLSTCAGAWRYLIGDVVKFTSVKEHEIVIVGRTKQFLSLAGEHMSVDNMNKAIDTVQRKMGITIREFTVAGFPYENLFAHRWYIGTDQPVADVEKIREIIDQTLAEVNDDYAVERTSALKEVFVEVLPNDVFIDYLRCKGKEGAMNKFPRVMKGEKLKDWEKFLAGKAVKPQA, encoded by the coding sequence ATGGCCATCATAGGTAATCTGATTTCCAGGTCACTACGTATCAGGAAGAAGTTCACGTTTAAGTTAGGGACACCTCGCCAATACCAGCTGCAGGTGCTGCACCGTTTATTGGAAAAGGCCAAGGATACTGAGTTCGGGCGACACTACGATTTCCAGGACATACTAGACAGTCCTAATTTTATCGGTCAGTACCGGGATAAAATACCTGTACACAACTATAGTAAGATGCACCAGGAGTGGTGGTACCGTTGCCTGGAAGGTGAAGCAAACGTCAGCTGGCCGGAGAAGGTTAAGTATTTCGCCCTGAGTTCGGGTACTTCGGAGTCGGCGAGCAAACATATTCCTGTTACCAAAGCCATGCTGAAAACAGTGAAGAAGGTAGGTGTGAAGCAGCTATATTCCATGGTTAACTTTAACATTCCGCCTAAATCCTTTACCAAAGGGATTCTGATGCTGGGAGGTACTACTTCATTGTTTGAAAAGGGCGACTATTATGAGGGAGATATGAGTGGCATTCAAGCCAAAAATATTCCCCGTTGGTTCCGCCGTTTTTATAAGCCAGGCGGCAGCATTTCCCGCCGGCCTAACTGGGAGCAGCGTATCAAGCTGATTGTACGGAAAGCACCTACCTGGGACGTAGGCACCGTATGTGGTGTTCCGGCCTGGGTACAGATTGTGTTTGAAGAAATCATCAAATACCACGGCGTTAAAAATATCCATGAAATATGGCCTAACCTGGCTATCTACATTCATGGAGGGGTTTCTTTTGAGCCTTACCGTGAGAGCTTCCAGAAACTGCTTGGCAAACCGATCAACTTCATCGAAACATATATGGCGTCTGAAGGCTCTTTCGGCTTCCAGGCCCGTCCCGGTGTCAGAGGTATCAAACTGGTACTGAATGCCGGTATCTTCTTTGAATTTATTCCATTCAATGAAGAAAACTTTGATGCAGAAGGGGAGGTGAAACCCAATCCTAAATCGTATATGATCAACGAGGTAGTGGAAGATGTGGAATATGCCGTAATGTTGTCTACCTGTGCAGGTGCCTGGCGTTACCTCATTGGTGACGTGGTGAAATTCACTTCCGTTAAGGAACATGAAATCGTGATCGTAGGCCGTACCAAACAGTTCCTCAGCCTTGCAGGGGAGCACATGAGTGTTGATAACATGAACAAAGCCATCGATACGGTACAGAGGAAGATGGGCATTACCATCCGTGAGTTTACCGTAGCAGGCTTCCCATACGAAAACCTCTTCGCACACCGTTGGTATATTGGTACAGACCAGCCAGTGGCTGATGTGGAGAAAATCCGGGAAATCATTGATCAGACCCTGGCAGAAGTGAACGATGACTATGCAGTGGAAAGAACCTCTGCATTGAAAGAAGTTTTTGTAGAAGTATTACCCAATGATGTATTTATCGACTATCTCCGTTGCAAAGGCAAGGAGGGAGCGATGAATAAGTTCCCCAGGGTAATGAAGGGCGAGAAACTGAAAGACTGGGAGAAATTTCTGGCAGGAAAAGCTGTTAAGCCACAGGCATAA
- a CDS encoding LysE family translocator encodes MIASIVAGLGLGLFLSLSVGPVIFAIIKYSINNGFKAGISFALGVSFSDIMFVLAGNLTTSFISGLEEYKRSIGVVGGILLIGMGVYGLLFKKVKISTGDEKPEMFRTHDYLKIWLAGFLMNTLNPGVIIFWLGVCVANSATSVGHRFVMYGVCLSLVLSADIMKVFISDKIRHKLTLTNVEWLNRIAGASMIIFGVVLLYKVLFEVGTLGH; translated from the coding sequence ATGATAGCATCAATTGTAGCAGGACTAGGACTGGGTTTGTTTCTGTCGTTATCGGTGGGGCCGGTAATTTTCGCCATCATCAAATACAGCATTAACAATGGTTTTAAGGCAGGTATCAGCTTTGCGCTGGGCGTGTCTTTCAGCGATATTATGTTTGTACTTGCAGGCAACCTGACCACCTCTTTTATCAGCGGTTTGGAAGAATACAAACGCTCTATCGGAGTGGTTGGTGGAATTTTGCTGATAGGCATGGGTGTTTACGGACTGCTCTTCAAGAAGGTGAAGATCAGCACCGGAGATGAAAAACCGGAGATGTTCCGTACCCACGACTATCTCAAGATATGGCTGGCCGGCTTTCTGATGAATACCCTGAATCCTGGTGTGATCATTTTCTGGCTGGGCGTATGTGTCGCCAATAGTGCCACCTCTGTAGGACACCGTTTTGTGATGTATGGCGTATGTCTTTCACTGGTGCTTTCCGCAGATATCATGAAGGTGTTTATCTCTGATAAAATCCGTCATAAACTCACCCTTACCAACGTAGAATGGCTGAACCGCATAGCTGGCGCCAGTATGATCATTTTCGGCGTAGTATTGCTGTATAAGGTGTTGTTTGAGGTAGGTACATTAGGCCACTAA